TCGTGCGCGGGGTCGCCTTCGAGTACCGCCACAAGCGGTCAGAGGAGCACTGGCAGCGGAACTGGGAAAACGCGATCTTCTGGGCCTCACTGCTGCCCGCGCTGCTCTGGGGCGTCCTGTTCGGCAACATCGTGCACGGCGTCAAGATCGACGCTCACAAGGAGTACGTCGGGAGCGTTCTCGACCTGCTGAACCCCTACGCGATCCTGGGCGGGCTGCTCACGCTGACGCTGTTCACCTTCCACGGCGCAGTGTTCGCCTCGCTGAAGACGACGGGCGACATCCGGCAGCGGGCACGCAGGATGGCGACCGTCCTCGGATTGCTCACCGCGGTGCCGACGGTCGGTTTCCTCGGCTGGACGCAGGCCGACAAGGGCGACGGCACCAGCCTGATCGCCATGATCGTCGCGGTGGTCGCGCTGGCCGCGGCGCTCGGGGCCAACAAGATCGGGCGCGAAGGGTGGGCGTTCGCGTTCTCCGGCATCACCGTCGTGGCCGCCGTCGCGATGCTGTTCCTGACGCTCTTCCCGAACGTCATGCCGTCCACGCTGAACGAGAGCTGGAACCTCACGGTCGGCAATGCCTCGTCCAGCCCCTACACCCTGAAGATCATCACGTGGTGTGCCGGTTTCGCCACGCCGCTGGTGATGCTCTACCAAGGGTGGACGTACTGGGTGTTCCGCAAGCGGATCGGCACCCAGCACATCGCCGATGCCCACTAGCTGAGCCACCGCCCTCTCGGGGGCGGCCTCAGCAGGACGGATGTTTCACGTGAAACCGGTCGACCCGCGTCTGCTCCGCTACGCCCACGCCACCCGCGGCTTCCTCGTCGCGGTGGTGGTACTCGGGCTTGCCGGAGCGGGCCTGGTCATCGGCCAGGCGATGCTGATTGCCGAGATCGTGGTCGGGGCGTTCCAGCACGATCTCGATCTCGGCGCGCTGACCACACCGGTGGCGCTGCTCGCCGCGATCTCCGTCGGGCGTGGTCTGATCGCCTGGCTCACCGAGCTGGCCGCGCACCGTGCCGGCGCGGCGGTCAAGTCCGAGCTGCGGATGCGGCTGATCGAGCGGGCGGCGCAGCTGGGGCCCGGCGCGGTGATCGGCCGCGCGGACGGCGGCGCGCAGGCCCCGGGTGCGTACGGTCCGGAGGCGGCCGGCGAGCCCGACGGTGCGGGCACCCTGGAGATGCGTACCGGCGAACTCACCGCCCTCGCCACCCGCGGCATCGACGCCCTCGACGACTACTTCGCCCGCTATCTGCCGCAGCTGGGGCTGGCCGTCGTCGTCCCCCTCGCGGTGCTGGCCAGGATCGTCACCGGGGACTGGATCTCTGCGCTCACCATCGTCCTCACCCTGCCGCTGATCCCGCTGTTCATGATCCTGATCGGCTGGGCCACCCAGGCGCGGATGGACCGCCAGTGGCGGCTGCTCGCCCGGCTGTCCGGCCACTTCCTCGACGTCGTCGAGGGCCTGCCGACCCTCAAGGTCTTCGGCCGGGCCAAGGCCCAGGCAGCCTCCATCCGGGCCATCACCGGCGCATACCGCCGGGCGACGCTGCGCACCCTGCGGATCGCCTTTCTCTCCTCCTTCGCGCTCGAACTCCTCGCCACCATCTCCGTCGCGCTGGTCGCGGTCGGCATCGGTATGCGGCTGGTGCACGGCGAGCTCGACCTCTACACCGGCCTGATGGTGCTGGTACTGGCGCCCGAGGCGTATCTGCCGCTGCGGCAGGTCGGTGCGCAGTACCACGCCGCCGCCGAGGGACTCTCGGCCGCGGAGGAGATCTTCGCGGTACTGGAGACACCGCTGCGGACCCCCGGCACCGCACCCGCGCCCGAGGGCACCGCGCTGGCCGTGGAGGATCTGGTGGTCCGCCACCCCGGGCGCTCCGCCGACTCACTTCCGGCGACCTCGTTCGAGGTCCGGCCCGGCGAGACCGTCGCACTGGTCGGCCCCTCCGGCGCGGGCAAGTCCACGTTGCTGAGCGTGCTGCTCGGCTTCACCGAACCGCATGGCGGCCGGGCTCTCGTCGACGGCCGGGACATCGCCTCCCTCTCCCCCGAGAGCTGGCGGCAGCGGATCGCCTGGGTTCCGCAGCACCCGCATCTGTTCGCCGGCACCATCGCCGAGAACGTACGGCTGGCGCGCCCGGATGCCGACGCCGCCGCGGTGCGCACCGCCCTGGGCGACGCGGGCGCGCTGGACTTCATCGACGCGCTGCCGGACGGCATGGCGACCCGGCTCGGCGAGTCCGGTGCCGGGCTCTCGGCCGGCCAGCGCCAGCGCCTCGCGCTCGCCCGCGCCTTCCTCGCCGACCGTCCGATCCTGCTCCTGGACGAGCCCACCGCGAACCTGGACGGCGCCACCGAGGAGGCGGTCGTGGCCGCGGTCCGCCGGCTCGCGGTCGGCCGTACGGTCCTGCTCGTCGTGCACCGGCCGGCGCTGCTGGCGGTGGCGGACCGGGTGGTGCGGCTGCCGGAGCCGGTGGGGGCGGCGGTCGGTACGGAGCCGATGGAAGCGGTGGGTGCGGGACCGCGCGAGGGAGCGGCCGCGGTGGCTCCGCCTGCGAAGACGGCCGTGGAACCGGCCGCTGCGGACCGGGACTCCACCAAGGCCGAGGCCGAGGCCGAGGGATCGGACGCGGGCCCGGAGTCCGGCACCGAGCCCGACCTTGGCCGCGGCTCGGCGCTCACCCGGCTGCGCCGGACGGCCCGTGCCCATCGGGCGCAGTTCGCGGTGGCGCTGCTGCTCGGAAGCCTCGCGCTGGGCAGTGCGGTGGGCCTGATGGCGACCTCCGGCTGGCTGATCTCGCGGGCGGCACAGCAGCCGCCGGTGCTCTATCTGATGGTGGCGGTGACCGCGACCAGGGCGTTCGGTATCGGCCGTGCGATCTTCCGGTACGCCGAGCGGCTGGTCGCCCATGACGCGGTGTTCCGGATGCTCGCCGACGTACGCGTCGCCGTCTTCCGGCGGCTGGAGCGGCTGGCGCCGGCCAGGCTCAAGGAGCGCAGCCGTGGCGATCTGCTGTCGCGGCTGGTGGCCGATGTCGATGCGGGACAGGACTACTTCCTCCGCTGGCTGCTGCCCGCAGGGGCGGCGGTGCTGGTCGGCGCCGGCGCGGTCGGTTTCACCGGATGGCTGCTGCCCGAGGCCGGCGCGATCCTCGCCGTCGGGCTGCTGCTCGCGGGTGTGGGGGTGCCGGTGCTCTCGGGTGCGCTGGCCCGGCGGGCGGAGCGGCAAGTGGCCCCCGCCCGCGGACGGCTGGCCACCCGTGTCGTCGATGTGCTCACCGGTACCGCCGAGTTGACGGTGGCCGGTGCCCTCCCCGCCCGTACGGATTCGGTACGGCGCGCGGACCGGGACCTGACCCGGATCGCCGCCCGCTCGGCCACCGTCGCCGGGACCGGCGCCGGGCTGTCGGCGCTGCTGTGCGGGCTGACGGTCGCCGCGGCGGCGGTGGCCGCGGTCCAGGCCGTCCACGCGGGCCGGCTGACGGGCGTCGCGCTGGCCGTCGTCGTGCTCACCCCGCTCGCCGCGTTCGAGGCGGTGACGGGGCTGCCGCTCGCCGTGCAGTACCGGCGGCGCACCCGGCACGCCGCCGAGCGGGTCTTCGAGGTGCTGGACGCCCCGGTCCCGGTGCAGGAGCCGGCCACTCCGGCCGATGCTCCCGAGGCACCGTTCCCGCTGGCCGTACGGGATCTGACCGCGCGCCACCCGGGACAGGGCCGGCCGGCGCTGGACGGCGTCGGCTTCACCCTGGCGGCCGGCCGCCGGCTCGCCGTCGTCGGCCCGTCCGGCTCCGGCAAGACCACGTTGGCGCAGGTGCTGCTGCGCTTCCTGGACCGGGAAGGGGGGACGTACACGCTGGCCGGAACGGATGCCCAGGCGGTGGACGGTGACGCGGTCCGGCGGCTGGTGGGGCTGTGTGCGCAGGACGCGCACCTCTTCGACAGCTCGCTGCGGGAGAACCTCAAGCTCGCCCGCCGGGACCGCCGGGACGCCGCGGGCGACGGCGACCAGGACCTGTGGGACGCGCTCGTCCGGGCACGGCTCGCGGACTGGGTGCGCGGGCTGCCCGACGGCCTGGACACCATGGTCGGGGAGCACGGCGCCCGGCTGTCCGGCGGCCAGCGGCAGCGACTGGCCCTGGCGCGTGCGCTGCTCGCGGACTTCCCGGTACTCGTCCTGGACGAGCCCGCCGAGCACCTCGATCTGGCCACCGCCGATGCGCTGACCGCCGATCTGCTGGCCGCGACCGAGGGCCGTACGACGGTCCTGATCACCCACCGGCTCACCGGTCTCGATGCGGTCGACGAAGTGCTGGTCCTGGACCAGGGGCGGGCCGTGCAGCGCGGGAGTTACGCGGAGCTGGCCGCGGCCGACGGGCCGTTCCGGCGGATGCTGGAGCGCGAGCGGGCGGTGGACGCGGCGTACGGCGAGGTGCAGGTGATCGCACAGGGCGACGCACAGCCGGTGGCATGACGCGACGCGCTGCCGGTGGCGTCAAGTGGCGCCCGGCCGGTGCCCGGGGCGGCCGTACTTCCATGGGCCGGCTCCCGCCGCCGCCCCCGGCCACTCCTGCGCCGCGCACCGGACGCCGTCTCCCGTCGCGGGCCGGCCACGCACCGGCGCTCCCTCCCTGGCCCCTCCCCCGCATAACTGGACTTTCCCCGGAAATCAGCCGTTATTAGGCTCATGGCATGGCAGCTACGGCAGAACCCCCACCCCCGGACCCCAGGGGCCCCGGGAGCGAGGGCGCGAGCGCGGCCCCCGACCCCATGGAGGCCGCCACCGAGGCGACCCGCAGTCTCCAGGGCCTGTCGTCCGAGCTGACCGCGCGGGTGCCGCAGCTGCTGGAAGCGATGCGTACGGTCGGTGCCGGTCTTGATCTGCACATCACCCTGGACCGGATCGTGGAGACCGCCGCCGAGCTCGCCGACGCCCGCTATGCCGCGATCGGGATCATCGACGATGCCCGCGAGGGGCTGTCGGACTTTGTGACGTACGGCGTGAACGGGGCAGCGCACGAGCGGATCGGCGCGCTGCCGGACGGTCACAAGGGCCTGCTCGGCGCACTCATCCATGATCCCAAGCCGCTGCGCCTGGGCGACCTCACGAAGGACCCCCGGTCGGCAGGGTTCCCGCCCGGACACCCGCCGATGCGGACGTTCCTCGGGGTGCCGATCCGCGTCCAGGGCGAGATCTTCGGCAATCTCTATCTGACCGAGAAGCGCGGCGGCGCGGAGTTCAGTGAGGAAGACCTGCACATGGTGCGGGTGCTGGCCACCGAGGCCGGTATCGCGATCGGCAACGCCAGGGTGCATGCGGCGACCCGGCAGCGGGAGCGGTGGATCGACGGCTCCGTGGCGGTGACCACCGAACTCCTCGCCGGCAGCGATGTCGACGACGCACTCGCGGTGGTCGCCGAGCAGGCCCGCAAGCTGGCGGACTCGGCGGCCGGCATCGTGCTGCTGCCCGACGAGGAGGGCGGTCTGGAGATCGTCGCGGTGTCGGCGGACGCCCCCGCCGGGATCATGGGGACGCAGATTCCGCCCGACAGCCCGGTGGTCGAACAACTCCTCGCCGGGGAGCCGGTGTTCGTACACGACTCGGCCACCGACCCACGGATGGTCACGGATATCGCGGCCCGCTTCGGCCCCAGCATGATGCTGCCGCTCAAAAGCGGCGGACGGGTGCTCGGCACCCTGGCGACACCGCGGGCCCGGGGCGCCCGCCCGTTCACCGGTGCCGAGCGGACGCTGGCCACCCAGTTCGCGGCGCAGGCCGCGCTGGCGCTGGTGCTGGCCGACGCCCAGCGCGACCGCGAGCGGCTCGCCGTCTACGAGGACCGCGACCGGATCGCCCGTGACCTGCACGATCTCGTCATTCAACGGCTGTTCGCGACGGGCATGATCCTTGAGAGCGCACAGCGCAGATCCGTCGTGCCCGAGGTGGCACAGGGCGTCGGCAAGGCCGTGGACGAGCTGGACGTCACCATCCAGGAGATCAGGACCGCGATCTTCGCCCTGCAACAGGGCCCGGCCGAGGCGCCGTCCGGGCTGCGGACCAGGGTCCTGCGCGAGATCGGCACCGCCGCCGTACCGCTCGGCTTCCAGCCGTCGGCCGGCTTCATCGGCCCGGTCGACTCCCGGGTCGGCGAGCTGACCGGCAAAAACCTGATCGCCGCGCTGCGTGAGGCGCTGTCGAACGCCTTCCGGCACGCCCAGGCCTCCCGGATCGATGTCGTCGTCGACGCCACGATCCGGCTTCCGGACGGTGCCGACGGAGTCCGTCTGACCGTCGCCGACGACGGCATCGGCATCTCGGACGGCGGTCGCCGCAGCGGCCTCAAGAACCTCGCCAAGCGCGCGGAGTCACTGGGCGGCTCCAGCTCCTACGGCCCGGGGCTGGGCGCGGACGGCACGGGGACGATGGTCAGGTGGGAGGCGCCGCTGTGAGGGGCAGGGCGGGCGTCGACGCGCGGCCGGCGGCTGCCGCCGGCCGGCCGCTCCCGTGTGAGCGGTCGTCTTCAGTGTGAGCGGTCGCCCCGTGGGCCGCCGTCATGCAGGATCCGCTCGATGACGGCCGCGACACCGTCGTCGTTGTTGGACGCGGTACGGCCCGTCGTGGCGGCCAGCACGTCCGGGTGCGCGTTGGCCATGGCGTAGGAGGTGCCGGCCCAGCTCAGCATCTCTATGTCGTTCGGCATGTCCCCGAAGGCGACGACCTCGTCCGGGGAGATGCCGCGCTCCGCACAGCAGCGGGCCAGGGTGCCGGCCTTGCTGACGCCGGGCCCGCTGATCTCCAGGAGGGCGGTGGGGCTGGACCGGGTGAAGGACGCGAGATCGCCCGCCGCTGTCCGGGCCAGCTGGAGGAACGTGTCGGGGTCCAGCTCGGGGTGGTGCGCCAGCAGCTTGATCACCGGCTGGTCCGGGAAGGCGGGGCCGGCGGAATCGGAGGGGCTGTGGGCGGCCGCGGACCGGCCGTCCGGCCCGCGGGTGGCGTCCGGCTTGTTCGCCTCCGGACACAGCGTCGAGACGAAGTCGTCGGCGAGCAGCTTCTCCGCCGGTGCGACGGCCGCGGCCGGGTCCAGGAGGAGGGGCGGGTACTGCGGCTCGTAGTGGATGCCGCCGGTGCGCTCGACCGCGAACGAGGTGCCGGGCGCGGCGCTGCGCAGCGCGTCCACGACGGCCAGCGCGACCGTCCGCTCCAGGGGGCTGACCTCGACGATCCGGCCGCCGCGGTGCAGATCGACGACGGCCGCGCCGTTCGCGCAGATCGCCAGACCGTGACCGTGCACGTGGTCGCTGACCACGCCCATCCAGCGGGCCGGACGCCCGGTGACGAAGAACACCTCGATGCCGGCCTGCTCCGCGGCGGCGAGCGCGGCGATCGTCCGGTCCGAGACCGTCTTGTCGTCGTGCAGCAGCGTGCCGTCGAGGTCGGTGGCGATCAGCCGGGGCGCAACGGCCGTTTCGGGCGCCCGTAGTGGTGTGGCGGGGGCATCAGTCACGGGGCCATCTTCCCGTACCGCCGTGCACAGGCGTGCGGTGGGTTGCGCGCATGAGCCGGCGGCGGCAGGCCGAGGGCGTACGGACAGGCGGGGTGGAGGCCCACGGCACGGCAGCGGAGCGTTGGTACCGTCCGGACGGCCGTACGCTCGGGGGTATGCGACTGAGCACCGTGATACTCCCTGTCCGCCGCTGGTCCCAAGGCGGGCGGGAGGCGTGGCAGCGCGCCGAGGAGCTTGGCTTCCACGCCGCGTACACCTATGACCACCTCTCCTGGCGGAGCTTCCGGGACCAGGCCTGGTTCGGCGCCCTTCCGACGCTGACCGCGGCCGCCGCCGCGACCTCCCGGATGCGGCTGGGCACCCTCGTCACCTCGCCGAACTTCCGGCATCCGGTCACCCTCGCCAAGGAACTGATCTCGCTCGACGACATCAGCGACGGCCGGATCACCCTGGGCATCGGGGCCGGCGGCAACGGCTTCGACGCCACCGCGCTCGGCCAGGAGCCCTGGGCGCCGCGGGAACGGGCCGACCGCTTCGCCGAGTTCGTCGGGCTGCTGGACCGGCTGCTGACCCAGGATGTCGTCTCATACGCCGGCGACCACTACTCCGCGCACGAGGTCCGCAACATCCCCGGTTGTGTGCAGCGGCCGCGGCTGCCGTTCGCGGTGGCGGCCACCGGGCCGCGCGGGCTGAAGCTGGCCGCCCGGTACGGCCAGGCCTGGGTGACGACCGGCGATCCCAAGGTCTCCAACGGGGGCGGAACGCCGGATGAGTCGAGGGAGGCGATCCGCGGACAGCTCGAGCGGCTGGGGAAGGCCTGTGCCGATCAGGGGCGGGACTTCGCCGACCTGAAGAAGATCATGCTGACCGGCTTCACCCCCGACAGCCCGCTGGACTCCGTCGACGCCTTTGTCGACTTCGCCGGACGCCACGCCGAGCTGGGCATCGACGAGCTGGTCCTGCACTGGCCGATCGCCGACTCGGTCTTCGAGGCCGATGTCGCGGTCTTCGAGCGGATCGCCACGGAGGGGCCGGCGCAGCTGGCCGCCCGGTAGGCGGAGCACGGACCGGCGGCCCCCTGCGGACCGCCGGCCGGCTCGGCTCCTCCGGCGGCGCAGGTGCTCGGATGCCCGACGCGCCCGGCCGCCCCGGCGCGCCCGGTACTCCCCTGGCCTGGGCTTTACCCCACATATAGCTCTGAAGAGGGAGAATCGGGACAGCGGCGCAGTGTGCGGGCCGCCGCGCGCGGTGCGAGGACGGCGCGCGGCAGGCCGGCGCACTGCGCGAAGTGCGGCGTTTGCGGAGGAGCCATGGCACAGACCCGATTCGCCCCGGACCGTGGGCTGACCACACGCATGGTCACGACGATGTTCTTCATCGGCCTGCTGTACGTCGTGGTCGTCGGCGTGCTGGTGGTGCTGCTCAAAGGCGCCTGGGTGGTGGTGCTGGTGATCTCGGGCGCCCTGTTCGTGGCGCAGTTCTGGTTCAGCGACCGGATCGCGGCGTTCAGCATGGGCGCGCGCGAGGTCACACCGGAGCAGGCGCCCGAGCTGCACGGCGCCGTCGACCGGCTGTGTGCGCTGGCCGATATGCCCAAGCCGCGCGTCGCGATCGCCGAGTCGGATGTGCCGAACGCGTTCGCCACCGGCCGCAGCCAGAAGAACTCGCTGGTGTGTGCCACCACCGGGCTGCTCAGGCGACTGGAGCCGGAGGAGCTGGAGGGGGTGCTGGCGCACGAGCTCTCGCATGTCGCGCACCGCGATGTCGCGGTGATGACCATCGCCTCGTTCCTCGGCGTGCTGGCCGGGATCATCACCAGGGCCGCGCTGTGGAGCGGTGTCGGCCGCAGCAACCGGGACCAGAACGCGGCCATCGCCGTGCTCATCGTGACCGCCGTGAGCGTGGCCGTCTACGCCATCAGCTTCCTGCTGACCCGGCTGCTGTCCCGTTACCGCGAGCTGTCCGCCGACCGGGCTGCCGCGTTGCTGACCGGCCGTCCCTCGGCGCTGGCCGCCGCGCTGACCAAGGTCACCGGCCAGATCGCGAGGATTCCGACCGAAGATCTGCGCAAGGCCCAGCCGTTCAACGCCTTCTACTTCGCCCCGGCGTTCAACAAGGAGAGCTTCAGCCGCCTGCTGTCCTCGCACCCGACGCTGGAACAGCGCCTGGACCAGCTGGCAAGGATCTCGGGGGAGCTGGGGCGGGCGTGACGGGCGGGGCAGTGGGGACCGCCGTATCGAGCAAGGAGTAGTCGCGCATGGGTTTTCTGGACGCCATCCTGGGCCGCAGCAAGCCGGTACGTCCCGATCTCGACCAGCTGTTCGCGCTGCCGTCGGCCGCGGTGACTCTGCAGGCCGCGGCCGGTTTTGAACCCACCGGCCTGGGGTCGGTGTGTTTCGCGAGCGTGGAGGGCGCGACGTTCTCGCGTATCCAGGAGGAGGCGCGCTCCCTCCTGGACGGTTCGGTGGAGTTCACACAGGACGCGTACGGCTATACGTGGCTGCTCGTACGGCATCCGCCGGAGGACGTGGCGGGCCTGGTCAACGACCTGCACGCGGTCAATACGTCCCTGGAGGAGGCGGGTTTCGGCCCACAGCTGCTGTGTTCGCTGGCCGGTTTCCGCGATGAGCGGCAGCGGTCGCTGGCGCTGGTCTACCTCTACAAGCGCGGCACGTTCTACCCCTTCTCCCCGAAGGAGGGCGGTGGCGAGAAGCGCGACAACCCGCTCGAACTTCAGGTGCGGGCGATGCTCGGGGACGATCTGACGATCGAGCAGGACCTGGCGCGGTGGTTCCCGGTGTGGGGAGCGCCGGGGCTCTGAGGGGTGGTGGACCACGCGGCCTCTGGGGGCGCTGGTCTCGGCCCGGTCCTACGGGGGGCGGTGGCTCAGCCCGGTCGGTCCTACGGGGGTGGTGGCTCAGCCCGGGAATCGCAGGAACTGTGCGGGTACATGGCTGGTGAGCCAGACCCCGTTGCCGCTGACCCGGAAGACATGGCCGGCGCGGTGCATCGCGGCCGCGTCGACGGTGAGGACCACGGGCCTGCCGCGCCGCGCGCCCACCCGGGTCGCGGTCTCACGGTCGGTCGAGAGATGGACGGCGTGCCGCGACATCGGCCGCAGCCCCTCGTCCCGGATGGCGGCCACACTGCGGACCGCCGTGCCGTGGAAGAGCTGGGTAGGCGGTACGGTCGGCGGCAGATCGAGGTCGACGCGTACCGAGTGGCCCTGTTGGGCGCGGACCCGGCCGTCCTCGATGGCGTATCGCTGCTTGTCGTTGCCGACGACGACTGCCTCCAACTCCGCCCGGGAGAAACGGAATCCATGTCGCGCGGCCGCTGCCATGAGCTCTTCCACGGGCACCCAGCCCTGGGGATCGAGGGTGATGCCGATCCGCTCCGGTTCATGGCGCAGATGTTTCGCCAGATACTTCGAGATGCGCACGGAGCGCTGGTTGTTCATGTCTCCAGAGTGCCGCGCAAGGCGCGCGACGGCACCTGAATTGCGGGCCCGGGAGCCGTGGCAGGTGCCGGGCCGCCCCGGGCGGCGCTCGCCCTGCGGACCCGCGGGATGAACCGAGGGCATCGCCAGCCCTCGCCCGGCCGGCCCGTCACTTCTCTTGGCTCTGCCGGCCTTCCTTGTGCTGCGCCCTCGCGAGTTCACTCGCCTTTCTCGCCTTTGCGCTGGTCACCTCGTCAGCTGCCCAACGGGCCCATTCCTCCTGGGTCGCCGACATCCGCAGGCCGTACTCCAGCGCGATCCGCCCGTAGACCGAAATCATCTCCTCGTCCCACTCGGCGGTCTCTTCGATGTGTTCAAGCGTGGCGCGGGTGCGCGCGGCGCGCTCGGCCTGATGCAGGAGATATGTCTGCGCCTCCAGCGGTGTGACGACGCCGAGGAAGAAGACGCGCAGCAGGCCGTCATGGCGCTGGGGGCCGCTGGGCTCGACCTCGGTGAGCCAGTGGCGCAGCTCTGCCATGCCGTCGTCGGTGATCGCGTATTCCTTGCGGCCGCGGGGGCCGTGGGCGGCGACCTCGACGAGGCCGGCGGTCGTGAGCTTGGTGAGCTCGCCGTACACCTGGCTCTGTGTGGCCGGCCAGACGCTCGACAGCGAGGCGTTGAACAGCTTCATCAGGTCGTATCCGCTCGCCGGGGCCTCGGCCAGCAGGCCCAGCACGGCATGTCTCAGGCTCATGGTCAGCACTTTACTTTCCACTGTTGACATGTCAAAGGTGGAGGTTCTATGTTCGACATGTCGAAGTTGGAATGTGCTGTGGGGGAGTGTGCGGCAGATGCGGCCACTCGTCCCGGCGCCGAGGCGTGCGGCCGTGCGTGCGGTCGCGAGTGACGAGGGGGATCATGAACTACCTGCGGAACTTCATTCCGTGGCTGGCCTTTGCGGGGGTGTCCTCCGTCGGCTGGCAGTGGGGCGCGCTCGCGGGCCTGGCGATATCCGTCGCGCTGCTCGTCGCCGACCGGGCCGCCGGTCTCTCCCTCGACTACCGCCTGCTGGAGTACGGCACGATCGTGTACTTCGCGGCCCTCGGCGTGCTGGCCTTCGCCCGTCCCGACAGCGGTCTCAAGCTGTACGGCAGCGCCCTGTCGATGGGCTGGCTGGCGCTCATCGCCTGGGTCTCGGTCGCCGTGCAGCGGCCCTTCACGATGGCGATCGCGCGCCGGATGGCCCCGCCGGAGGTCTGGCACACCCTGCTGTTCCGCCGCATCAATGTCGTGCTCACGAGCGTGTGGGCGGTGTCCTTCACTCTCACTGCGATCGCCCAGACCGTCGTCTCCGCCTATGAGGTGAACGTCATCGTCTCGATCGTCATCCAGATCGCCGGATTCGTCCTTCCCGTCCGCTTCACCGCCGGCTACCCGGAGCGGGCCCGTGCCCGCTTCATGGAGAACTCCGGCGCGCGGACTGCCAATCAAGGAGGTATGGCCGCATGACCACCACACCCCCGACCACCGCCACCGAATCCCGTGCCCCCGCGCCTCATATGGCTGGCAACTTCGCCCCGGTGAAGGAGGAGCTGACCGCCTACGACCTCCCGGTCACGGGCACGATTCCCCCCGAGCTCAGCGGCTGGTTCCTCCGTAACGGCCCGAACCCGCGGGACGCCGCCACTCCGCACTGGTTCTTCGGCGACGGCATGGTCCATGGCCTGCGCCTGGAGGGCGGCCGGGCCGTCTCCTACCGCAACCGCTGGGTCCGCACCTCCACCTTCACCGACGGGGCGCGGCCGGTGGACGCGCAAGGCCGCCGCAATCTGGCGGCGGGCGTGGCCAACACCCATATCGTCCGGCACGCCGGACGCACCCTCGCACTGGTCGAGTCGTCGTTCCCCTACGAAATCGACTGCCGCCCCGGCCATGAGCTGGAGACCCTCGGCGCCCATGACTTCGGGGGCCGGCTCACCACGGCCATGACCGCCCACCCCAAGACCTGCCCCACAACCGGCGAGCTGCATTTCTTCGGCTACGGCGGGCCCACTCCGCCCTATCTCACCTACCACCGTGCCGACGTCTCGGGGGAGTTGGTGATCAGCCGCCCCATCGATGTTCCGGGGCACACGATGATGCATGACTTCCATCTGACCGCCGGCCATGTCGTCTTCATGGACCTCCCGGTCGTCTTCGACCGCAACCGCCCCGGCATGCCGTTCCACTGGAACCCGGAGTACGGCGCCCGGCTGGGGGTGCTGCGGCGTGACGACCCCTATGGCGAGGTCCGCTGGCTGTCCATCGACCCCTGCTATGTCTTCCACGCCCTGAACGCCCACGACGACGGCGAGCAGCGCATCGTTCTGTATGTGTCCCGCTACGCCGAATTCGGCGGCAGGACCCCGGCCCACCTCTGGCGCTGGACGATCGATCTGGCGACGGGCACGGTCACCGAGGAGCAACTCGACGACCAATTCTGCGAGTTCCCCAGGGTGGACGACCGGCTCGCCGGGCTGCCGGCCCGCTTCGGCCATGCCACTACCGGCGAGCTTCCGGGCAGCGGCCCGATACCCGGTGCCCTGCTCCGCTACGACCTGGAGACCGGTGCCGTCGTCCGCCATGACTTCGGTCCGGGGCGCACTCCGGCC
This Streptomyces decoyicus DNA region includes the following protein-coding sequences:
- a CDS encoding carotenoid oxygenase family protein — its product is MTTTPPTTATESRAPAPHMAGNFAPVKEELTAYDLPVTGTIPPELSGWFLRNGPNPRDAATPHWFFGDGMVHGLRLEGGRAVSYRNRWVRTSTFTDGARPVDAQGRRNLAAGVANTHIVRHAGRTLALVESSFPYEIDCRPGHELETLGAHDFGGRLTTAMTAHPKTCPTTGELHFFGYGGPTPPYLTYHRADVSGELVISRPIDVPGHTMMHDFHLTAGHVVFMDLPVVFDRNRPGMPFHWNPEYGARLGVLRRDDPYGEVRWLSIDPCYVFHALNAHDDGEQRIVLYVSRYAEFGGRTPAHLWRWTIDLATGTVTEEQLDDQFCEFPRVDDRLAGLPARFGHATTGELPGSGPIPGALLRYDLETGAVVRHDFGPGRTPAEAVFAPADDRPGGPGWLLTYVYDASTDTSDLVVLDAEDISADPVATVHLPQRVPYGFHGNWLPDPVS
- a CDS encoding LLM class flavin-dependent oxidoreductase translates to MRLSTVILPVRRWSQGGREAWQRAEELGFHAAYTYDHLSWRSFRDQAWFGALPTLTAAAAATSRMRLGTLVTSPNFRHPVTLAKELISLDDISDGRITLGIGAGGNGFDATALGQEPWAPRERADRFAEFVGLLDRLLTQDVVSYAGDHYSAHEVRNIPGCVQRPRLPFAVAATGPRGLKLAARYGQAWVTTGDPKVSNGGGTPDESREAIRGQLERLGKACADQGRDFADLKKIMLTGFTPDSPLDSVDAFVDFAGRHAELGIDELVLHWPIADSVFEADVAVFERIATEGPAQLAAR
- a CDS encoding HAD hydrolase family protein; amino-acid sequence: MTDAPATPLRAPETAVAPRLIATDLDGTLLHDDKTVSDRTIAALAAAEQAGIEVFFVTGRPARWMGVVSDHVHGHGLAICANGAAVVDLHRGGRIVEVSPLERTVALAVVDALRSAAPGTSFAVERTGGIHYEPQYPPLLLDPAAAVAPAEKLLADDFVSTLCPEANKPDATRGPDGRSAAAHSPSDSAGPAFPDQPVIKLLAHHPELDPDTFLQLARTAAGDLASFTRSSPTALLEISGPGVSKAGTLARCCAERGISPDEVVAFGDMPNDIEMLSWAGTSYAMANAHPDVLAATTGRTASNNDDGVAAVIERILHDGGPRGDRSH
- a CDS encoding PadR family transcriptional regulator, producing the protein MSLRHAVLGLLAEAPASGYDLMKLFNASLSSVWPATQSQVYGELTKLTTAGLVEVAAHGPRGRKEYAITDDGMAELRHWLTEVEPSGPQRHDGLLRVFFLGVVTPLEAQTYLLHQAERAARTRATLEHIEETAEWDEEMISVYGRIALEYGLRMSATQEEWARWAADEVTSAKARKASELARAQHKEGRQSQEK
- the htpX gene encoding zinc metalloprotease HtpX gives rise to the protein MAQTRFAPDRGLTTRMVTTMFFIGLLYVVVVGVLVVLLKGAWVVVLVISGALFVAQFWFSDRIAAFSMGAREVTPEQAPELHGAVDRLCALADMPKPRVAIAESDVPNAFATGRSQKNSLVCATTGLLRRLEPEELEGVLAHELSHVAHRDVAVMTIASFLGVLAGIITRAALWSGVGRSNRDQNAAIAVLIVTAVSVAVYAISFLLTRLLSRYRELSADRAAALLTGRPSALAAALTKVTGQIARIPTEDLRKAQPFNAFYFAPAFNKESFSRLLSSHPTLEQRLDQLARISGELGRA
- a CDS encoding RNA 2'-phosphotransferase, which encodes MNNQRSVRISKYLAKHLRHEPERIGITLDPQGWVPVEELMAAAARHGFRFSRAELEAVVVGNDKQRYAIEDGRVRAQQGHSVRVDLDLPPTVPPTQLFHGTAVRSVAAIRDEGLRPMSRHAVHLSTDRETATRVGARRGRPVVLTVDAAAMHRAGHVFRVSGNGVWLTSHVPAQFLRFPG
- the pspAB gene encoding PspA-associated protein PspAB, translated to MGFLDAILGRSKPVRPDLDQLFALPSAAVTLQAAAGFEPTGLGSVCFASVEGATFSRIQEEARSLLDGSVEFTQDAYGYTWLLVRHPPEDVAGLVNDLHAVNTSLEEAGFGPQLLCSLAGFRDERQRSLALVYLYKRGTFYPFSPKEGGGEKRDNPLELQVRAMLGDDLTIEQDLARWFPVWGAPGL